A stretch of Abditibacteriota bacterium DNA encodes these proteins:
- the lnt gene encoding apolipoprotein N-acyltransferase, producing the protein MTLPKLYLLAALSAALTLAACLAPRLWALSFVSLYPLIYACLRNGLSGRPLGSRLLHGAGLGFCFGFAYYSAALYWMWQFMPGLNFAAGLLYGSFACLFGLLSPFFTRRFSFCLAGLPALWTGCELLRSLGPFGFCWYGISNLQAPNLPLLQYVSLFGCRVLDYLIVFAVCAGALFFTDRSRAHRLLAMGALVLFAAVQIGGELFIRPLEGADKTVKLVQADLDPATKTDDVSLERHIYLSRKDPRADLVIWPETAVSILTLSRSVPIADTARAMRAPVLVGANIPQGDNYTNSAALYSAKGKRVGRYDKRRLVPFGEYTPAKKLFAVPPNPRLTEWEAVPGRRAEVLKTGPFRIGVTVCHESSFWQYSAHQVRAGANVLALVCNDGWCRSRSASNMHFQFARLRAAENRRWYLRCTSTGISGVVSPYGQIVKRGPEDRVAVITAPFGFETRRTLFTRTGDVFSPLCAAAAAVFAVCGWVFERRGQ; encoded by the coding sequence ATGACCCTGCCGAAGCTGTATCTGCTGGCGGCGCTGTCCGCAGCGCTGACCCTGGCCGCCTGCCTTGCGCCCCGGCTGTGGGCCCTGTCCTTTGTCTCCCTTTATCCCCTGATATACGCCTGTCTCCGCAACGGGCTTTCCGGGAGGCCTCTGGGCAGCCGGCTCCTTCACGGAGCGGGCCTGGGGTTCTGCTTTGGCTTTGCGTATTATTCCGCCGCCCTCTATTGGATGTGGCAGTTCATGCCCGGGCTCAACTTTGCGGCGGGGCTGCTCTACGGCTCCTTTGCCTGCCTGTTCGGGCTCCTGTCGCCCTTTTTTACCCGCCGGTTCTCCTTTTGTCTCGCGGGTCTGCCGGCTCTGTGGACCGGCTGCGAGCTGCTCCGCAGCCTGGGGCCCTTTGGCTTTTGCTGGTACGGCATATCCAATCTGCAGGCCCCGAACCTGCCTCTGCTGCAATACGTCTCCCTGTTCGGCTGCCGCGTCCTGGACTATCTCATAGTCTTTGCGGTGTGCGCCGGGGCCCTCTTTTTCACCGACAGGTCCCGGGCCCACCGGCTGCTGGCCATGGGGGCTCTGGTGCTCTTTGCCGCCGTCCAGATAGGCGGAGAGCTCTTTATCCGGCCTCTGGAGGGCGCCGACAAGACGGTGAAGCTGGTGCAGGCGGATCTGGACCCCGCCACCAAGACCGACGACGTCTCCCTGGAGAGGCACATCTACCTGTCCCGCAAGGACCCCCGGGCCGATCTGGTGATCTGGCCTGAGACCGCCGTGTCCATCCTCACCCTGAGCCGCAGCGTGCCCATAGCCGACACAGCCCGGGCCATGAGGGCGCCGGTGCTGGTGGGAGCCAATATACCTCAGGGGGACAACTACACCAACTCGGCGGCCCTCTATTCGGCCAAGGGCAAACGGGTGGGCAGATATGACAAGCGGCGGCTGGTGCCCTTCGGGGAATACACCCCCGCCAAAAAGCTCTTTGCCGTCCCGCCCAACCCCCGTCTGACAGAGTGGGAGGCCGTGCCGGGCCGCAGGGCGGAGGTGCTGAAGACCGGCCCCTTCCGCATAGGCGTCACCGTGTGCCACGAGTCCTCCTTCTGGCAGTATTCGGCCCATCAGGTCCGGGCAGGGGCCAACGTGCTGGCTCTGGTGTGCAACGACGGCTGGTGCCGCAGCCGCAGCGCCTCCAACATGCATTTTCAGTTTGCCCGCCTGAGGGCGGCGGAAAACCGGCGCTGGTATCTGAGATGCACCTCCACGGGCATCTCCGGGGTGGTGTCCCCCTACGGGCAGATAGTGAAAAGGGGACCTGAGGACCGGGTCGCCGTCATCACCGCCCCCTTTGGCTTTGAGACC